A single Defluviitalea saccharophila DNA region contains:
- a CDS encoding ParM/StbA family protein: protein MSLKNRKLFTLSPISSYGVLKDKFRDYFIRNNLISYDYNGKSFTINILDCRVFPQGYSAVLSKAGAYKEIDAVCVDIGGYTSDTFIINKGLKLDVGSAKSYNNGIIKLFKDIQQELIKRDIQISEGQIEDVLRNNSPIFFDEDIITIINKMAEEYTNKLLDEFKESYELKANAVLFAGGGSLLLKNFIESSNKVRYCEFLDEYSNCRGYEILAKKAIQKKGE, encoded by the coding sequence ATGAGTCTTAAAAACAGAAAATTATTTACACTCTCGCCAATTTCATCATATGGCGTATTGAAGGATAAATTTAGGGACTATTTTATTAGAAATAATCTGATTTCTTATGACTACAATGGTAAATCATTTACAATCAATATTTTGGACTGTAGAGTGTTCCCTCAAGGATATTCGGCTGTACTTTCTAAGGCAGGAGCATATAAAGAAATTGATGCCGTGTGCGTAGATATAGGGGGTTATACCAGTGATACATTTATAATAAACAAAGGACTTAAACTAGATGTTGGCTCTGCCAAATCCTACAACAATGGAATAATAAAATTGTTTAAAGATATACAACAAGAATTAATAAAGAGAGATATTCAGATCTCTGAAGGCCAGATTGAAGATGTATTAAGAAATAATTCACCTATATTCTTTGATGAGGATATAATAACAATCATTAATAAGATGGCAGAAGAATATACAAATAAACTACTAGATGAGTTTAAAGAAAGTTATGAATTAAAGGCAAATGCTGTTTTATTTGCGGGTGGAGGGTCACTACTGCTAAAGAACTTTATAGAAAGCAGCAACAAGGTAAGGTATTGTGAGTTTTTAGATGAGTATTCCAATTGTAGAGGATATGAAATCTTGGCAAAGAAAGCAATACAAAAGAAAGGTGAGTAG
- a CDS encoding IS256 family transposase has protein sequence MSAIPKEVLKEIIKENHFENVGEIYSYLKDAFKDLIQEMLEAELDVSLGYSKNDSANKNTDNVRNGHTKKTVKSQFGTFELDIPKDRKGEHVPQIVPKYKRDISGIEEKVISLYARGMTTRDIHDQIKDLYGIEVSADMVSKITERIVPEIKEWQNRPLESIYPFVFMDAIHYKIREDGHILNRAAYVVLGVNIEGNKDILGIWIGENESSKFWLGVLNELKNRGVEDILMFCVDGLTGLKEAIQAAYPKSEIQRCIIHQLRNSFKYVSYKDLKAFSKDFKEVYRAVNEEVALEELYKLKDKWGEQYPYAIRSWENNWDVLSPFFKYPAEVRKIIYTTNIIEGVHRQFRKVTKAKSVFPSDSSLEKMLYLAAMNVMKKWTMRYRNWDQVLSQLAIMYEGRIDKYLL, from the coding sequence ATGAGTGCTATTCCTAAAGAAGTTTTGAAGGAAATTATTAAAGAGAATCATTTTGAAAATGTCGGTGAAATTTATTCTTATCTTAAGGATGCATTTAAGGATTTAATTCAAGAAATGTTGGAGGCTGAGCTGGATGTGTCTCTTGGTTATTCTAAAAATGATTCTGCCAATAAAAATACGGACAATGTTCGCAATGGACATACCAAAAAAACTGTAAAAAGTCAGTTTGGTACTTTTGAATTAGATATTCCAAAAGATCGTAAAGGAGAACATGTACCTCAAATCGTCCCTAAGTACAAAAGAGACATTTCAGGCATTGAGGAAAAGGTTATATCCCTCTATGCCAGAGGTATGACAACAAGAGATATTCATGATCAAATAAAGGATTTATACGGTATTGAAGTATCTGCTGATATGGTGAGCAAAATAACAGAACGAATAGTTCCTGAAATTAAAGAATGGCAGAACAGACCTTTAGAATCAATTTACCCCTTTGTATTTATGGATGCCATACATTATAAAATAAGAGAAGATGGACATATCCTTAATCGAGCAGCTTATGTCGTACTGGGAGTAAATATAGAAGGAAATAAAGATATCCTGGGCATATGGATTGGAGAAAATGAATCTTCAAAATTCTGGCTTGGAGTATTAAATGAATTAAAAAATAGAGGCGTAGAAGATATTCTTATGTTTTGCGTAGACGGACTAACCGGTCTAAAGGAAGCTATTCAAGCTGCCTATCCAAAGTCAGAAATTCAAAGATGTATTATCCATCAGTTAAGGAATTCATTTAAATATGTTTCGTATAAGGACTTAAAAGCTTTCTCAAAAGATTTTAAAGAAGTATATAGAGCTGTTAATGAAGAAGTTGCTCTGGAAGAATTGTACAAATTAAAAGACAAATGGGGAGAACAGTATCCCTATGCTATTCGTAGCTGGGAAAACAACTGGGATGTACTAAGTCCATTCTTTAAATATCCTGCGGAAGTACGAAAAATAATCTATACTACAAATATTATAGAAGGGGTACACCGCCAGTTTAGAAAAGTAACAAAAGCAAAATCAGTATTTCCTTCTGACTCGTCTCTGGAAAAGATGCTTTATTTAGCGGCTATGAATGTAATGAAAAAATGGACAATGAGGTATAGAAACTGGGATCAGGTACTGAGTCAATTAGCCATCATGTATGAAGGCCGAATAGATAAATACCTTCTATAG
- a CDS encoding four helix bundle protein: MNNMSVNVKDFRDLIVWQKAKSLQRKVRAILPRFPELEKYNLTSQLLLCSSSVGANIAEGCGQLYKKKEITHYNIALGSTSEVRDGLKDALDYNYITPEEYSEMDSEAEEIIKMLYGLIRKLKNELRNSKEDSDEE, from the coding sequence ATGAACAATATGTCAGTCAATGTAAAGGACTTTAGAGATTTAATTGTATGGCAGAAGGCAAAATCTTTACAGCGAAAGGTTCGTGCTATACTTCCAAGGTTCCCAGAATTAGAGAAATATAATCTTACATCTCAACTCCTACTCTGTTCTTCCTCTGTTGGTGCTAATATAGCCGAGGGGTGTGGACAACTGTATAAAAAGAAAGAAATAACTCATTATAATATTGCACTTGGGTCTACCTCCGAGGTTCGTGATGGCTTAAAGGATGCTTTAGATTATAACTATATCACACCAGAAGAATATAGTGAGATGGACAGCGAAGCCGAGGAAATCATTAAGATGCTGTATGGTCTTATTAGAAAACTCAAAAATGAGTTAAGAAATTCAAAAGAAGATTCGGATGAAGAATAG
- a CDS encoding DUF6438 domain-containing protein, with the protein MFDYIRLERTMCYGNCPVYNVTVDKEGNVKYEGEMFVYKSGEYQWRIPNKKVKQLSDLIENFGFESYIYKPLNGFITDQPSCITTVKYCDGDSKEVDHYYGDILLDDRLTDFEKKIESIIGTKKYVNPKLYIYEVTEKVAEPPCRYLVISASKEEAINLVNKESDIQDILEWKINKIGIATDDYYGPVIIMKGI; encoded by the coding sequence ATGTTCGATTATATAAGATTGGAAAGAACAATGTGTTATGGGAATTGTCCTGTTTATAATGTGACGGTAGATAAAGAGGGTAATGTTAAATATGAAGGAGAAATGTTTGTATATAAAAGTGGAGAGTATCAGTGGAGGATTCCAAACAAGAAGGTAAAACAGTTAAGTGATTTAATTGAGAACTTTGGGTTTGAATCTTACATTTATAAACCACTAAACGGGTTTATTACAGATCAGCCTTCTTGTATTACCACAGTAAAATATTGTGATGGTGATTCTAAAGAAGTTGACCATTACTATGGTGATATTTTACTAGACGATAGGCTAACAGATTTTGAAAAAAAGATAGAGAGCATAATTGGTACTAAAAAATATGTGAATCCCAAATTATATATATACGAGGTAACTGAAAAGGTCGCAGAGCCACCATGCAGATATTTAGTTATTTCTGCTTCAAAGGAAGAAGCGATAAACTTAGTAAATAAAGAATCTGATATACAAGATATACTAGAGTGGAAAATAAACAAGATAGGAATTGCTACAGATGATTATTATGGACCTGTGATAATAATGAAAGGTATTTAA
- a CDS encoding Csac_0668 family 2Fe-2S cluster-binding (seleno)protein encodes MENKDIKRSCUISDENSASIAERVYICPVCKGDTQEVKAITVKHFVIDSLVNKVHDDNYRICLNEDCDVIYYNLEEKTIFRKKDMKIPIWYKKDADPKYICYCNQVTEKQIINAVLNDGAENIKDIIRLTGAMKNGKCEINNPLGKCCSPFIQKTINKVLDDK; translated from the coding sequence TTGGAAAATAAAGATATTAAGAGATCCTGTTGAATAAGTGACGAGAATTCTGCTAGTATAGCAGAAAGAGTCTATATATGCCCTGTATGTAAAGGGGATACCCAAGAGGTTAAAGCCATAACTGTTAAACATTTTGTGATAGATAGTCTTGTAAACAAGGTTCATGATGACAATTATCGTATTTGTTTAAATGAAGATTGTGATGTTATATACTATAACCTAGAGGAGAAAACAATATTTAGAAAAAAAGATATGAAAATTCCTATTTGGTATAAAAAAGATGCTGACCCTAAATATATATGTTACTGCAATCAAGTTACAGAGAAACAAATTATTAATGCAGTTTTAAATGATGGGGCAGAGAATATAAAAGATATTATTAGGCTTACAGGAGCAATGAAGAATGGAAAGTGCGAAATAAATAATCCTTTAGGTAAATGTTGTAGTCCTTTTATTCAAAAAACCATTAATAAAGTTTTAGATGATAAATAG
- the recR gene encoding recombination mediator RecR, producing MGHYGDPMVKLIEALSSLPGIGAKTAQRLAFHIIHMPDENVENLSNAIIQAKKNIKYCSVCYTLTDKEKCDICSNPARDEKTIMVVEDPRDMAAYERTKEYKGLYHVLHGTISPMLGIGPKDIKIQELLERIQKTEVSEVILATNPNIEGEATAMYISKLLKPLGIKVTRIANGVPVGGDLEYVDEVTLSRALEGRREL from the coding sequence ATGGGCCATTACGGAGACCCTATGGTTAAACTGATAGAAGCCCTCTCCAGTCTTCCGGGCATCGGAGCTAAAACAGCACAAAGGCTTGCTTTTCATATTATTCATATGCCCGATGAAAATGTAGAAAACTTATCAAATGCAATCATACAAGCCAAGAAAAATATAAAATATTGTAGTGTATGTTATACACTAACGGATAAAGAAAAATGTGATATATGTTCTAATCCTGCAAGGGATGAGAAAACCATAATGGTAGTGGAAGATCCAAGAGATATGGCAGCCTATGAAAGAACAAAAGAGTATAAAGGTTTATACCATGTCCTTCATGGCACCATTTCACCTATGCTTGGTATCGGACCTAAAGATATAAAAATTCAAGAGCTTTTAGAAAGAATACAAAAAACAGAAGTGAGTGAAGTCATCCTTGCAACCAACCCCAATATAGAGGGAGAAGCAACTGCGATGTACATCAGTAAACTCTTAAAACCTCTGGGCATTAAAGTAACCCGTATCGCTAACGGTGTTCCAGTTGGAGGAGACTTGGAGTATGTCGATGAAGTTACCCTTTCAAGGGCGTTGGAAGGACGACGAGAATTATAA
- a CDS encoding YbaB/EbfC family nucleoid-associated protein has translation MAKKSFGGGIPGNMNNLLKQAQKMQKEMEKMQQELEEKTISATAGGGAVEVVFNGKKQLQSITIKPEVIDPDDVEMLQDLILAAVNEGLRQVDEVANQQMGRITGGMHLPGGLF, from the coding sequence ATGGCAAAGAAAAGTTTTGGCGGCGGAATACCTGGAAATATGAATAATCTATTAAAACAAGCCCAAAAGATGCAAAAAGAAATGGAAAAGATGCAGCAGGAGCTGGAAGAAAAAACGATTAGCGCCACAGCAGGAGGCGGTGCTGTAGAAGTAGTTTTTAACGGCAAAAAGCAGCTCCAATCTATTACGATTAAACCAGAAGTTATAGATCCGGATGACGTAGAAATGCTTCAGGATTTAATTCTTGCTGCGGTGAACGAAGGACTTCGCCAAGTAGATGAAGTCGCTAATCAACAAATGGGAAGAATCACAGGGGGAATGCATTTACCAGGAGGTCTTTTCTAA